A genomic window from Halorubrum trapanicum includes:
- a CDS encoding TrmB family transcriptional regulator sugar-binding domain-containing protein — MSGADPGLRDQLKSFGFSDKEIDTYTTILTLGEAKASAIAEGADVSKRYVYNVLGEFEDRGLVEIHDHETPTTVRATDPSTVVDRLSDTLSALEGNLDALYEPDPKVDRRYEVLKSDSTVRNRIARLLREAENEVSLSVHASIVSDLADDLRSAVDRGVLTLVLVNDDDGTDGVDRDRFDGLGSAVRVWDHTGPMILSVDRTHGLFSPPEVVVGPPTDQQAIGFTEDRLSPALVGSFLGNYWPLATEVYVDGPSDPPVTYDRFRHAVLDATLHRRRDRELIAEVSVRPSRSSEPFETRRGRVTEVRQGLVEPTTNEIPIENALVLDDGTEEFTVGGPGAIMETYEAERVTLEIPDATGQSVPDLLAASSKV, encoded by the coding sequence ATGAGCGGAGCCGATCCCGGCCTCCGGGACCAACTGAAGTCGTTCGGGTTCTCCGACAAGGAGATCGACACGTACACCACGATCCTGACCCTCGGCGAGGCGAAGGCGAGCGCTATCGCCGAGGGGGCCGACGTATCAAAGCGATACGTCTACAACGTGTTGGGCGAGTTCGAGGACCGCGGGCTCGTCGAGATACACGACCATGAGACGCCGACGACCGTCCGGGCGACGGATCCATCGACCGTCGTCGACCGGCTTTCCGATACCCTCTCCGCGCTCGAAGGGAACCTGGACGCGCTCTACGAGCCCGACCCGAAGGTCGACCGGCGATACGAGGTCCTCAAGTCGGACTCGACCGTCAGAAACCGCATTGCGCGGCTGCTCCGGGAGGCGGAAAACGAGGTGAGCCTCTCGGTCCACGCGTCGATCGTCTCCGACCTCGCCGACGACCTCAGGTCCGCGGTCGACCGCGGCGTGCTCACCCTCGTGTTGGTCAATGACGACGACGGAACCGACGGGGTCGACAGGGACCGCTTCGACGGGCTGGGCAGCGCGGTACGCGTCTGGGACCACACCGGGCCGATGATCCTCAGCGTCGACCGGACCCACGGCCTGTTCTCCCCGCCCGAGGTCGTCGTCGGGCCCCCCACCGACCAGCAGGCGATCGGCTTCACCGAAGACCGGCTCTCGCCGGCGCTGGTCGGCTCGTTCCTCGGGAACTACTGGCCGCTCGCGACGGAGGTCTACGTCGACGGGCCGAGCGACCCCCCGGTGACGTACGACCGGTTCAGGCACGCGGTGTTGGACGCGACGCTCCACCGCCGCCGCGACCGCGAACTGATCGCGGAGGTGTCCGTGCGTCCCTCCCGGTCCTCTGAGCCGTTCGAGACGCGGCGCGGGCGGGTAACTGAGGTGCGACAGGGGCTCGTCGAACCGACGACGAACGAGATCCCGATCGAGAACGCGCTGGTGCTCGACGACGGAACCGAGGAGTTCACCGTCGGCGGACCGGGCGCAATCATGGAGACGTACGAGGCCGAGCGGGTCACCCTCGAGATCCCCGACGCCACCGGTCAGTCGGTCCCCGACCTGCTCGCCGCCTCCTCGAAAGTGTAG
- a CDS encoding ABC transporter permease, whose protein sequence is MLRASVLERIAIAIVSTTLALVIGAGIVALSGYDAVEFVYSLVYGAVGELSNVAFTLRQSTMLILAGVAVAVAFRAGVLNIGVQGQFVVGGFAATLAILFLAPLLPGNALVGVALMIVAGGAAVAAGGAYAALPGLMKAYADANEVITTIMLNFIASGVVYFLLDAYLRPPGAAAPNTEAFPDYVDLPGFAFGSPSFSVIGFAIALLTVAVVYVYMTQTGSGYDLVTSGYQEPAAKYSGVDPNRMIVRTMTLSGMIAGLAGALFAVMILGYYSDPNTFPTFGFDAIAVSLLAANNPLGVIPAGLLFGGLDAGGQYIGFTLDVPSELVDGVIGLIVLFVAAPELFRAAGRYTGLGGDDG, encoded by the coding sequence ATGCTCCGGGCGTCCGTGCTGGAGCGGATCGCCATCGCGATCGTCTCGACGACCCTCGCGCTCGTCATCGGCGCCGGCATCGTGGCCCTGTCGGGATACGACGCCGTCGAGTTCGTCTACTCGCTCGTGTACGGGGCTGTCGGCGAACTCTCGAACGTCGCCTTCACGCTCCGCCAGTCGACGATGCTCATCCTGGCCGGCGTCGCCGTCGCGGTCGCGTTCCGCGCCGGCGTGCTGAACATCGGCGTTCAGGGGCAGTTCGTCGTCGGCGGGTTCGCCGCCACCCTCGCGATCCTGTTCCTGGCGCCGCTGCTTCCAGGGAACGCCCTCGTCGGCGTCGCCCTGATGATCGTCGCCGGAGGGGCCGCCGTCGCCGCCGGCGGGGCGTACGCCGCGCTGCCCGGGCTGATGAAGGCGTACGCCGACGCGAACGAGGTCATCACGACGATCATGTTGAACTTCATCGCCTCCGGCGTCGTCTACTTCCTGTTGGACGCGTACCTGCGTCCGCCGGGGGCGGCGGCGCCGAACACGGAGGCGTTCCCCGACTACGTCGACCTGCCGGGGTTCGCATTCGGGAGCCCGTCGTTCTCGGTCATCGGGTTCGCGATCGCGCTGCTGACCGTCGCCGTCGTGTACGTGTACATGACGCAGACGGGGTCCGGCTACGACCTCGTCACCAGCGGCTACCAGGAGCCCGCCGCGAAGTACTCCGGCGTCGATCCGAACCGGATGATCGTCCGGACGATGACCCTCTCCGGGATGATCGCCGGGCTCGCCGGTGCGCTGTTCGCCGTGATGATCCTGGGGTACTACAGCGACCCGAACACGTTCCCGACGTTCGGCTTCGACGCCATCGCCGTGAGCCTCTTGGCCGCGAACAACCCGCTCGGAGTGATCCCCGCCGGGCTCCTCTTCGGCGGGCTCGACGCGGGCGGGCAGTACATCGGCTTCACGCTCGACGTGCCCAGCGAGCTGGTCGACGGCGTGATCGGGCTGATCGTCCTGTTCGTCGCGGCGCCGGAGCTGTTTCGCGCCGCCGGACGGTACACCGGCCTCGGGGGTGACGACGGATGA
- a CDS encoding ABC transporter ATP-binding protein: MPAIECRKLSKYYGDVRGIEDVSFAVEDGEVFGFLGPNGAGKTTAIRTLLGFLSPTSGGAALLGHDATDPIESRRARERIGYLPGDPGLDRDRTAKAFLDHQAALRGASSRDDLVDRFDLDESRRIADLSRGNRQKVALVAAFMHDPDLLLLDEPTSGLDPLLQEEFAALVRERVDDGASVLLSSHVLGEVAALCDRVGVLREGHLVAVESVSELRSRGGKQVRVRVAEEVERADFEVRGILNLRVGETVSFTWTGEYDALIDLLSGYTVLDLDVVDAPLEEAFMTFYDGDVPGPTGGGGAARRGAGGAPGSDAERDAPAESGGDGR, translated from the coding sequence ATGCCCGCCATCGAGTGTCGGAAGCTCTCCAAGTACTACGGCGACGTCCGGGGGATCGAAGACGTCTCCTTCGCCGTCGAGGACGGCGAGGTGTTCGGCTTCCTCGGCCCGAACGGCGCGGGGAAGACGACCGCGATCCGCACCCTGCTCGGGTTCCTGTCGCCGACGAGCGGCGGCGCGGCGCTGCTCGGTCACGACGCGACCGACCCGATCGAGTCGCGGCGCGCCCGCGAGCGGATCGGGTACCTCCCCGGCGACCCCGGACTCGACCGCGACCGGACCGCGAAGGCCTTCCTCGACCACCAGGCGGCGCTCCGGGGCGCGTCGAGCCGCGACGACCTCGTGGACCGATTCGATCTCGACGAGTCCCGCCGCATCGCCGACCTCTCGCGTGGGAACCGGCAGAAGGTTGCGCTGGTGGCCGCGTTCATGCACGACCCCGACCTGCTGCTGCTCGACGAGCCGACCTCCGGGCTCGACCCGCTCCTTCAGGAGGAGTTCGCCGCCCTCGTGCGCGAGCGCGTCGACGACGGGGCCAGCGTCCTCCTCTCGTCGCACGTCCTCGGCGAGGTAGCAGCGCTCTGCGACCGCGTGGGCGTCCTCCGAGAGGGCCACCTCGTCGCGGTCGAGTCCGTCTCCGAACTGCGGTCCCGGGGCGGGAAGCAGGTCCGCGTCCGCGTCGCTGAGGAGGTCGAGCGCGCCGACTTCGAGGTCCGCGGAATCTTGAACCTCCGCGTCGGCGAGACCGTCTCGTTCACGTGGACGGGCGAGTACGACGCGCTGATCGACCTGCTCTCGGGATACACCGTGCTGGACCTCGACGTCGTCGACGCGCCGCTCGAAGAGGCGTTCATGACCTTCTACGACGGCGACGTACCGGGGCCGACCGGAGGTGGCGGCGCGGCACGCCGCGGAGCCGGTGGAGCACCCGGCAGCGACGCGGAGCGAGACGCGCCCGCGGAGTCGGGGGGTGACGGTCGGTGA
- the ftsY gene encoding signal recognition particle-docking protein FtsY has translation MFDGLKDKLSGFREDVEESAEVEEEAGESPDEATAESDASDSSTGDARATAETAGVEAETASDEPTADDDSASDDDEPSTFQRAKAFATGRIIIEEEDLEEPLWNLEMALLESDVEMSVAEQILDSVRESMLGESRKQVETTGELVESALHDALLDVIAVGQFDFEERIAEADKPVTIVFTGVNGVGKTTSIAKLSEWLADRGYSSVLANGDTYRAGANEQIREHADRLGRDLISHDQGGDPAAVIYDGVEYAAANDIDVVLGDTAGRLHTSDDLMAQLEKIDRVVDPDMTLFVDEAVAGQDAVNRAKEFDDAAAIDGAILTKADADSSGGAAISVAYVTGKPILFLGTGQGYDDITRFDPEALVESLLDEE, from the coding sequence GTGTTCGACGGACTGAAAGACAAGCTCTCCGGCTTCCGCGAGGACGTCGAGGAGTCGGCCGAGGTCGAGGAAGAAGCGGGCGAGTCGCCCGACGAGGCGACCGCCGAGAGCGACGCGAGCGACTCTTCGACCGGGGACGCCAGAGCCACCGCTGAGACCGCCGGAGTCGAGGCCGAGACCGCCTCCGACGAACCGACCGCGGACGACGACTCGGCGTCTGACGACGACGAGCCGAGCACCTTCCAGCGCGCGAAGGCGTTCGCAACCGGTCGGATCATCATCGAGGAAGAGGACCTCGAGGAGCCGCTGTGGAACCTCGAGATGGCGCTGTTGGAGAGCGACGTGGAGATGAGCGTCGCCGAGCAGATCCTCGACAGCGTCCGCGAGAGCATGCTCGGCGAGTCCCGCAAGCAGGTCGAGACGACCGGCGAGCTCGTCGAGTCAGCGCTTCACGACGCCCTGCTCGACGTGATCGCGGTCGGGCAGTTCGACTTCGAGGAGCGGATCGCCGAGGCCGACAAGCCGGTCACCATCGTCTTCACGGGCGTCAACGGCGTCGGGAAGACGACGAGCATCGCGAAGCTCTCCGAGTGGCTCGCCGACCGCGGCTACTCGTCGGTCCTCGCGAACGGCGACACCTACCGGGCGGGCGCCAACGAGCAGATCCGCGAGCACGCGGACCGGCTCGGCCGCGACCTGATCAGCCACGACCAGGGCGGCGACCCGGCGGCCGTCATCTACGACGGCGTCGAGTACGCCGCGGCGAACGACATCGACGTCGTCCTCGGCGACACGGCGGGCCGGCTTCACACGAGCGACGACCTGATGGCCCAGTTGGAGAAGATCGACCGCGTCGTCGACCCGGACATGACGCTGTTCGTCGACGAGGCGGTCGCGGGCCAGGACGCGGTCAACCGCGCGAAGGAGTTCGACGACGCCGCCGCGATCGACGGCGCGATACTGACGAAGGCCGACGCGGACTCCTCGGGCGGCGCCGCCATCTCGGTCGCGTACGTCACCGGGAAGCCGATCCTCTTCCTCGGCACCGGACAGGGGTACGACGACATCACTCGGTTCGACCCCGAGGCCCTCGTCGAGAGCCTGCTCGACGAGGAGTAG
- the pfdA gene encoding prefoldin subunit alpha, producing MGGGQQQLQQLSQELQELDEEIEALEAEIADYREEKADIDDAVEAIETLDTGATVQVPLGGGAYLRAEVQDIDEVIVSLGGNYSAEQEQDDAIDVLRRKQEALDDRIEETEEEVEELESESDELEQQAQQMQQQMQQQQMQQMQQGEEGDGE from the coding sequence ATGGGTGGCGGACAACAGCAGCTCCAGCAGCTCTCCCAGGAACTGCAGGAACTCGACGAGGAGATCGAGGCGCTCGAAGCCGAGATCGCGGACTACCGCGAGGAGAAGGCCGACATCGACGACGCGGTCGAGGCCATCGAGACGCTCGACACGGGCGCGACCGTTCAGGTCCCGCTCGGCGGCGGCGCCTACCTCCGCGCGGAGGTCCAGGACATCGACGAGGTCATCGTCTCCCTCGGCGGCAACTACTCCGCGGAGCAGGAGCAGGACGACGCCATCGACGTCCTCCGGCGCAAGCAGGAGGCACTCGACGACCGCATCGAAGAGACCGAGGAAGAGGTCGAAGAGCTGGAGTCCGAGAGCGACGAGCTCGAACAGCAGGCCCAGCAGATGCAACAGCAGATGCAACAGCAGCAGATGCAGCAGATGCAGCAGGGCGAGGAAGGCGACGGGGAGTAA
- a CDS encoding tyrosine-type recombinase/integrase: MSSTRAAPDPDDPIGYFLEDLTYHGKTDRTRAAYERVLRRFEEFLDGTEPRAATHRDCMSFVHSLRGDVTDSTVATYAAYLHRFYGYMTEVGAFDGNPMTLVMEEMDETVDKDPARRDISIPAMRSFVAEIRHPLHRALVVTLLKTGMRVGELCNLDLRDLAVEDPDLEEAYSLGNRPALSERPNSLYVTADATVGEELNGEVRTAANKRKRGTVIPVDDELRRTMKAWLAVRPDSPSPAEPLFVGTAEGWGERLAPQAVRHVVERYAREEGWYRTGGGADENVTPHYFRHFFTTHLRDRTGDRGVVKYLRGDVADDVIDTYTHNWGDQVRETYEANVYRLLV, translated from the coding sequence ATGAGTAGCACCCGCGCGGCCCCCGATCCCGACGACCCGATCGGTTACTTCCTCGAAGATCTCACCTACCACGGCAAGACCGATCGGACCAGAGCGGCGTACGAGCGCGTCCTCAGGCGGTTCGAGGAGTTTCTCGACGGCACGGAACCGAGGGCGGCGACCCATCGGGACTGTATGTCGTTCGTCCACTCGCTGCGGGGCGACGTCACCGACAGCACGGTCGCGACGTACGCGGCGTACCTCCACCGGTTCTACGGGTACATGACGGAGGTGGGCGCCTTCGACGGCAATCCGATGACGCTGGTGATGGAGGAGATGGACGAGACCGTCGACAAGGACCCGGCGCGTCGCGACATCTCGATTCCGGCGATGCGGTCGTTCGTCGCCGAGATTCGCCACCCGCTCCACCGCGCACTCGTGGTAACGCTCCTGAAGACCGGGATGCGTGTCGGCGAGCTCTGTAACCTCGATCTACGCGATCTGGCCGTCGAGGACCCGGACCTCGAAGAGGCCTACTCGTTGGGGAACCGGCCGGCGCTGTCCGAGCGACCGAATTCGCTGTACGTGACCGCCGACGCGACCGTCGGCGAGGAGCTGAACGGCGAGGTCCGGACGGCGGCGAACAAGCGGAAGCGCGGGACGGTAATCCCGGTCGACGACGAGCTGCGCCGGACGATGAAGGCGTGGCTCGCAGTGCGGCCGGACTCGCCGTCGCCCGCTGAGCCGCTGTTCGTCGGTACCGCGGAGGGGTGGGGCGAGCGGCTGGCGCCGCAGGCCGTCAGACACGTCGTCGAGCGGTACGCCCGCGAGGAGGGGTGGTACCGGACCGGCGGCGGCGCCGACGAGAACGTGACGCCCCACTACTTCAGGCACTTCTTCACGACACATCTCCGGGACCGGACCGGTGACCGCGGCGTGGTCAAGTACCTGCGCGGTGACGTCGCCGACGACGTGATCGACACCTACACCCACAACTGGGGCGACCAGGTCCGGGAGACGTACGAGGCGAACGTCTATCGGCTCCTCGTCTGA
- a CDS encoding ABC transporter permease, with protein MSDRPAPWLAIARYDAAGRVRGSLAATGLLSAFLLLFLAFFPSLSTAGIDLDAYVEAFPPAFQEAFGIIAISSIEGFLAVEFYQFAWLLLVGLYLAYLAGGTIAGDVASGRMDLTLSAPVARRDVVIGRFLGLVPLVALLNLVLPVVAYVGVVAVGETIAVERLVAVHALAVPYHLTCVAVGIAVSTLVSRPGIAQRVALGALFALFMFESVAASTDYAEAGDLSPTAHYDPSAVLVLGEYDLTGAAVLLAATTVLVALAVVRFRRADLSG; from the coding sequence GTGAGCGACCGCCCCGCTCCGTGGCTCGCGATCGCGCGGTACGACGCCGCCGGCCGCGTTCGCGGCTCGCTCGCGGCGACCGGGCTCCTATCCGCGTTCCTCCTGCTCTTCTTAGCCTTCTTCCCGTCGCTGTCGACCGCCGGGATCGACCTCGACGCGTACGTCGAGGCGTTCCCGCCGGCGTTTCAGGAGGCGTTCGGGATCATCGCCATCTCCTCCATCGAGGGGTTCCTCGCGGTGGAGTTCTACCAGTTCGCGTGGCTGCTCCTCGTCGGGCTCTACCTCGCGTACCTCGCCGGGGGAACGATCGCGGGCGACGTCGCCTCCGGCAGAATGGACCTCACACTGTCGGCACCGGTCGCCCGTCGCGACGTCGTGATCGGGCGGTTCCTCGGGCTGGTCCCGCTCGTCGCCCTGTTGAACCTCGTCCTACCGGTCGTCGCGTACGTCGGCGTCGTCGCGGTGGGGGAGACGATCGCGGTCGAGCGGCTCGTCGCGGTCCACGCGCTCGCGGTGCCGTACCACCTGACCTGCGTCGCGGTCGGGATCGCCGTGTCGACGCTCGTCTCGCGCCCGGGGATCGCCCAGCGGGTCGCGCTCGGCGCGCTGTTCGCGCTGTTCATGTTCGAGTCCGTCGCCGCGAGCACCGACTACGCCGAGGCGGGAGACCTCAGCCCGACGGCGCATTACGACCCCTCCGCGGTCCTCGTCCTGGGCGAGTACGACCTCACGGGCGCGGCGGTCCTGCTCGCGGCGACGACCGTCCTCGTCGCCCTCGCCGTCGTCCGGTTCCGCCGCGCGGATCTCTCGGGATGA
- a CDS encoding ABC transporter ATP-binding protein → MPEPTDNAPAVELTDITKRFGDVVANDGVDFTLRKGSVHAVVGENGAGKTTLMKVLYGLYDPDEGTVTVDGEPRTFGSPRDAIDAGVGMIHQHFQLVDTMTVLQNIVLGHEPSRNGLVDDREARERVREICDAYGFSVDEHLDTDVEDLGLGVQQHVEIVKSLYRGAETLIFDEPTAVLTPQEVEGLFDVMGALTDDGRSLVFITHKLDEAMTAADEITVLRDGSAVGTVDADATSRNDLARMMVGREVLFDAEARERSPGGVALSVDGVCADDERGIRQVDGVSFAVREGEILGIAGVEGNGQRELIEAITGMRTAERGAVALSGDDITGLSRRERIESGIAYVPGDRTREGLVQEYSLVKNALLGNQTVEPFAEGAFLDWRAITDHANDIVEEYDVRPPDADATAESLSGGNQQKFVVGRELERDPSLLVAAHPTRGVDIGSIEFIHERLREMRDEGVAVILVSSKLDEVKRLSDRTAVMYEGEFVDVVDPGDVTEEELGLMMAGRSLDGPDTVALDAGGDA, encoded by the coding sequence ATGCCAGAACCCACAGACAACGCGCCCGCCGTCGAGCTCACCGACATCACGAAACGGTTCGGCGACGTCGTCGCGAACGACGGCGTCGACTTCACCCTGCGGAAGGGGTCGGTCCACGCCGTGGTCGGCGAGAACGGCGCCGGGAAGACGACCCTGATGAAGGTGTTGTACGGTCTCTACGATCCCGACGAGGGGACGGTGACCGTCGACGGCGAGCCGCGGACGTTCGGGTCGCCGCGCGACGCGATCGACGCCGGGGTCGGGATGATCCATCAGCACTTCCAGCTGGTGGACACTATGACAGTCCTTCAGAACATCGTCTTAGGCCACGAGCCGTCGAGGAACGGGCTCGTCGACGACCGCGAGGCGCGCGAACGCGTCCGGGAGATTTGCGACGCCTACGGGTTCTCCGTCGACGAACACCTCGACACGGACGTCGAGGACCTCGGCCTCGGCGTCCAGCAGCACGTCGAGATCGTCAAGAGCCTCTACCGCGGCGCGGAGACGCTCATCTTCGACGAGCCCACGGCGGTGTTGACCCCGCAGGAGGTCGAGGGCCTGTTCGACGTCATGGGCGCGCTCACCGACGACGGGCGGTCGCTCGTCTTCATCACGCACAAGCTCGACGAGGCGATGACGGCGGCCGACGAGATAACGGTTCTCAGGGACGGCAGCGCGGTCGGGACGGTCGACGCCGACGCGACGTCTCGGAACGACCTCGCCCGGATGATGGTCGGTCGCGAGGTGCTCTTCGACGCCGAAGCGCGGGAGCGGTCTCCCGGGGGCGTCGCCCTCTCCGTCGACGGCGTCTGCGCGGACGACGAGCGGGGGATCCGCCAAGTCGACGGCGTGAGCTTCGCCGTCAGGGAGGGCGAGATCCTCGGCATCGCCGGCGTCGAGGGCAACGGACAGCGGGAGCTGATCGAGGCGATAACCGGCATGCGGACCGCCGAACGCGGCGCCGTAGCGCTGTCCGGCGACGACATCACGGGGCTGAGCCGGCGGGAGCGCATCGAGTCCGGGATCGCGTACGTTCCCGGTGACCGGACGCGAGAGGGGCTCGTCCAGGAGTACAGCCTCGTCAAGAACGCGCTGCTCGGCAACCAGACCGTCGAACCGTTCGCGGAGGGCGCGTTCCTCGACTGGCGGGCGATCACCGACCACGCGAACGACATCGTCGAGGAGTACGACGTCCGTCCGCCGGACGCGGACGCGACCGCCGAGTCGCTGTCCGGCGGGAACCAACAGAAGTTCGTCGTGGGTCGCGAGCTCGAGCGGGACCCGTCGCTGCTCGTCGCCGCGCATCCGACGCGGGGCGTCGACATCGGGTCGATCGAGTTCATCCACGAGCGGCTCCGCGAGATGCGCGACGAGGGGGTCGCCGTGATCCTGGTCTCCTCGAAGCTCGACGAGGTCAAGCGGCTCTCCGACCGGACCGCCGTCATGTACGAGGGGGAGTTCGTCGACGTGGTCGACCCCGGCGACGTGACCGAGGAGGAGCTCGGACTGATGATGGCCGGACGGTCGCTGGACGGGCCCGACACCGTCGCGCTCGATGCGGGGGGAGACGCGTGA
- the rpl18a gene encoding 50S ribosomal protein L18Ae — protein sequence MSTYTVSGRFQSRDGDQPFTKDVEAENEDLARERIYTTVGSQHNRKRTQIDIEEVSEA from the coding sequence ATGAGTACCTACACGGTGAGTGGACGGTTCCAGAGCCGAGACGGCGACCAGCCGTTCACGAAGGACGTTGAGGCGGAAAACGAGGATCTCGCCCGCGAGCGGATCTACACCACGGTCGGGAGTCAGCACAACCGCAAGCGTACCCAGATCGACATCGAGGAGGTGTCCGAGGCATGA
- a CDS encoding BMP family protein, whose protein sequence is MGIAGLAGCLTDDGSDGSDGSDGSDGSDGSDGSDGSDGGDETTNVAIVSSPAGFGDQAFNDLALDGLQNAAEEYDIEIQQVEETNQSNYQTVQSQLAESGDPDYDLIVLVSYNHTQALQTNAEEYPDQNWMLINASVDQPNVAGYTWANHQMSFQAGVLAGTMTTRELSHEGNSLDPDESVVGFVGGVDGSLINAFERAYRAGVEWVDEGIEVNVGYIGNYTDTQTANNIATSQYDAGADIVYHAAAAAGQGVFQAAQEADRFAIGVDADQSVTLPDYQDVIMASAVKYINEGTYEVAEAVVEDDWSSVQGANVLGLESEAVEVVFGQAVGDSLPDVAAENLEESRQAIIDGEVTVPCSAGGC, encoded by the coding sequence GTGGGAATCGCCGGGCTCGCAGGGTGTCTCACCGATGACGGTTCGGACGGGTCGGACGGCTCAGATGGTTCGGACGGCTCAGACGGTTCGGACGGCTCAGATGGTTCGGACGGGGGAGACGAGACGACGAACGTCGCCATCGTCTCTAGCCCGGCGGGGTTCGGCGACCAAGCGTTCAACGACTTGGCGCTCGACGGGCTCCAGAACGCGGCCGAGGAGTACGACATCGAGATTCAGCAGGTCGAAGAGACCAACCAGTCGAACTACCAGACGGTCCAGTCGCAGCTCGCCGAGAGCGGCGACCCGGACTACGACCTCATCGTTCTGGTCAGTTACAACCACACGCAGGCGCTCCAGACGAACGCCGAGGAGTACCCGGACCAGAACTGGATGCTGATCAACGCGTCCGTCGACCAGCCCAACGTGGCGGGGTACACGTGGGCGAACCACCAGATGTCCTTCCAAGCGGGCGTGCTGGCCGGGACGATGACCACGCGCGAGCTCTCTCACGAGGGTAACTCCCTCGACCCCGACGAGAGCGTCGTCGGGTTCGTCGGCGGCGTCGACGGCTCGCTCATCAACGCGTTCGAGCGCGCCTACCGTGCCGGCGTGGAGTGGGTCGACGAGGGGATCGAGGTCAACGTCGGCTACATCGGAAACTACACCGACACCCAGACCGCGAACAACATCGCCACCTCCCAGTACGACGCGGGCGCCGACATCGTGTACCACGCCGCCGCGGCGGCCGGGCAAGGCGTGTTCCAGGCCGCACAGGAGGCCGATCGGTTCGCGATCGGCGTCGACGCCGACCAGTCGGTGACCCTCCCGGACTACCAGGACGTCATCATGGCGTCGGCGGTGAAGTACATCAACGAGGGGACCTACGAGGTCGCCGAGGCGGTCGTCGAAGACGACTGGTCCAGCGTTCAGGGGGCCAACGTCCTCGGCCTCGAGTCCGAGGCGGTCGAGGTCGTGTTCGGGCAGGCGGTCGGCGACAGCCTCCCGGACGTCGCCGCAGAGAACCTCGAAGAGAGCAGGCAGGCGATCATCGACGGGGAGGTCACGGTCCCCTGTAGCGCCGGCGGTTGCTGA
- a CDS encoding ABC transporter permease, producing the protein MSAVRDALADRAAFVGGLALLAAVLLAFLVADIPGSDLVTVGAMERALQAATPIALAGIGGLYAEKSGVFNIGLEGFMIFGALFGAVAAWTVSGGDAVGQADLWVGVLAATLVCGLLAALFAVLLIRYEADQIVAGLAVWFVGLGFGPFISTIVWGGVSSPSLPNIDNVAVPVLSEVPIAGRLFFDASPLVLFTVLLAVGAWVVLFRTRYGYWVQAAGENPEALDTAGVDVNRVRYATLVFSGLAAGLGGAVLSIGIGSGFTGTGVTMVDGRGWIAIVAYLFGNYNPLGTYGASLLFGAMDMLQIQLQTAGISLPGSITGLFPYVAVLVVLVAVGYTRVPAAVGEPYAKED; encoded by the coding sequence ATGAGCGCCGTCCGCGACGCGCTGGCGGACCGCGCGGCGTTCGTCGGCGGTCTCGCGCTGCTCGCGGCCGTCCTGCTCGCGTTCCTCGTCGCCGATATCCCCGGTAGCGACCTCGTGACGGTCGGCGCGATGGAGCGGGCGCTTCAGGCCGCGACGCCGATCGCGTTGGCCGGAATCGGCGGGCTCTACGCCGAGAAGAGCGGCGTGTTCAACATCGGGCTTGAGGGGTTCATGATATTCGGCGCGCTGTTCGGAGCGGTCGCGGCCTGGACGGTCTCCGGCGGCGACGCCGTCGGCCAAGCGGATCTCTGGGTCGGCGTGTTGGCCGCGACGCTCGTCTGCGGCCTGCTGGCGGCGCTGTTCGCGGTCCTCCTGATCCGTTACGAGGCCGACCAGATCGTCGCCGGGCTCGCGGTGTGGTTCGTCGGGCTGGGCTTCGGACCGTTCATCTCCACGATCGTCTGGGGCGGCGTTTCGAGCCCGTCGCTGCCGAACATCGACAACGTCGCCGTGCCGGTCCTCTCCGAGGTTCCGATCGCGGGACGGCTGTTCTTCGACGCGTCGCCGCTGGTCCTGTTCACGGTCCTCCTCGCGGTCGGCGCGTGGGTCGTGCTGTTCCGGACCCGGTACGGCTACTGGGTTCAGGCCGCGGGAGAGAACCCGGAGGCGCTCGACACGGCCGGCGTCGACGTGAACCGCGTCCGTTACGCCACCCTCGTCTTCTCTGGACTCGCGGCCGGCCTCGGCGGCGCGGTGCTGTCGATAGGCATCGGGAGCGGCTTCACCGGGACGGGAGTGACGATGGTCGACGGCCGCGGCTGGATCGCGATCGTCGCGTACCTGTTCGGCAACTACAATCCGCTCGGGACGTACGGGGCGTCCCTGTTGTTCGGCGCGATGGACATGCTCCAGATCCAGCTACAGACCGCCGGCATCTCGCTTCCCGGGAGCATCACGGGGCTGTTCCCGTACGTCGCCGTCCTCGTCGTGCTCGTCGCGGTCGGATACACGCGGGTGCCGGCGGCCGTCGGGGAGCCGTACGCGAAGGAAGACTGA